One Fundulus heteroclitus isolate FHET01 unplaced genomic scaffold, MU-UCD_Fhet_4.1 scaffold_76, whole genome shotgun sequence DNA window includes the following coding sequences:
- the chgb gene encoding secretogranin-1: MGLCDRLSGAHGGEPEEERSQEDWDVEKRQDARDKRIWKPTHRYHHKIKLHRRSDEPSEVEEYEDRSQESWDVDKRGWRPGRFHQRRQKRDEELSEEAKEEPDEERSQEYWDVDTGREKREWRAGRHHQRRHKRDEELSEEAKEEPEEERSQEYWDVDTGREKREWRAGRHHQRRHKRDEELSEEPEEERSQEYWDFDTGREKRTWRPGRYSQRRHKRGEELPEEAREEPNEERSQEYWDFDKRDENEDEEREEKDRDEALRYLAEKRNPWIYRGYYHPAWFKRDSDEHATKMDELTKLLSYKLNQLSNHSDKEEVKRSPQQRQLTPQEEKELENLAAMDMELQKIAVKLHDKTA, from the exons ATGGGCCTGTGTGACCGCCTATCAGGGGCCC ATGGGGGAGAGCCAGAGGAGGAACGCAGTCAAGAGGACTGGGACGTAGAGAAAAGGCAGGATGCGAGAGACAAGCGGATATGGAAACCCACACATCGCTATCATCACAAGATAAAGCTCCACAGACGCAGCGATGAACCATCGGAGGTTGAAGAATATGAAGACCGCAGTCAGGAATCATGGGATGTTGACAAGAGGGGCTGGAGGCCTGGCAGATTCCACCAAAGGAGGCAAAAGCGGGATGAGGAGCTTTCGGAAGAAGCTAAGGAAGAACCTGATGAAGAACGAAGCCAGGAGTACTGGGATGTTGATACTGGAAGAGAAAAGAGGGAGTGGAGGGCTGGCAGACATCACCAAAGGAGGCACAAGCGGGATGAGGAGCTTTCAGAAGAAGCAAAGGAAGAACCCGAGGAGGAACGAAGCCAGGAATACTGGGATGTTGATACTGGAAGAGAAAAGAGGGAGTGGAGGGCTGGCAGACATCACCAAAGGAGACACAAGCGGGATGAGGAGCTTTCAGAAGAACCTGAGGAAGAACGCAGCCAGGAATACTGGGACTTTGATACCGGTAGAGAGAAGAGGACATGGAGGCCTGGCAGGTATTCACAAAGGAGGCACAAACGTGGTGAGGAGCTTCCAGAGGAAGCCAGGGAAGAGCCCAATGAAGAACGCAGCCAGGAATACTGGGATTTTGACAAAAGAGACGAGAACGAAgatgaagagagagaggaaaaggacAGAGATGAAGCCCTAAG GTATCTGGCCGAGAAGCGCAATCCCTGGATTTACAGAGGCTATTACCACCCTGCCTGGTTTAAGAGAGACTCAGATGAGCATGCAACTAAG ATGGATGAACTGACCAAACTGCTGAGCTACAAGTTAAACCAGCTGTCTAACCACTCCGATAAAGAGGAGGTGAAAAGGAGTCCACAGCAGAGACAACTCACTCCACAGGAG gagaaagagctggaaaatCTGGCCGCGATGGACATGGAGCTGCAGAAAATCGCAGTCAAGCTGCATGACAAGACCGCATAA